Proteins from a genomic interval of Sporolactobacillus sp. Y61:
- a CDS encoding metal ABC transporter permease — translation MSDFWIILIGALVACSCSLVGCFLVLRKMSMIGDAISHSVLPGIVIAFLMSGSRDSLVMMMGAAAIGLLTVLLIQMFHHSGVQSDASIGVVFTALFALGIVLISVSAGQVDLDLDCVLYGEIAYAPWNTLTAFGIDIGPKAVWAVGSVFLISLTVIGLFYKQFKLCAFDPAMAAAVGIPALLFHYLLMSLVSLTTVASFESVGAILVVGMLIIPAATAWLLAEKLSIMIGISMILSILSAVTGYYSAYLFDASIAGAMIVVAGVFFLITLLVSPSHGLVIRALKRRKTAAQVS, via the coding sequence GTGAGTGATTTCTGGATTATTTTGATCGGAGCACTGGTCGCCTGCTCCTGCAGTCTGGTCGGCTGTTTTCTCGTCCTGCGTAAAATGTCCATGATCGGAGATGCCATCAGCCACTCCGTCCTGCCCGGAATCGTGATTGCTTTTCTGATGAGTGGGTCACGGGATTCCCTGGTGATGATGATGGGGGCCGCTGCCATAGGTTTGCTGACTGTCTTATTGATCCAAATGTTTCACCACAGTGGCGTACAGTCCGACGCCTCTATCGGTGTTGTCTTTACTGCACTGTTCGCGCTTGGTATTGTCCTGATCAGCGTCAGTGCCGGCCAGGTCGATCTGGATTTGGATTGCGTCCTGTACGGTGAAATCGCCTATGCGCCCTGGAATACCCTCACCGCCTTCGGTATCGACATCGGCCCGAAAGCCGTCTGGGCGGTGGGTTCTGTTTTCCTGATCAGTCTGACTGTTATTGGCCTGTTTTATAAACAATTCAAGCTATGCGCCTTCGATCCGGCCATGGCGGCAGCCGTCGGCATACCGGCTCTCCTTTTTCACTATTTATTAATGAGTCTGGTTTCTCTTACAACCGTTGCTTCCTTTGAAAGTGTGGGTGCCATTTTAGTTGTCGGCATGCTGATCATTCCCGCTGCCACCGCCTGGCTGCTGGCTGAAAAACTGAGTATCATGATCGGCATCAGCATGATCCTCAGCATCCTCAGTGCCGTAACGGGCTACTACTCCGCTTATCTGTTCGATGCATCAATTGCCGGAGCCATGATCGTCGTTGCCGGTGTTTTCTTCCTGATTACCCTGCTCGTCTCCCCATCACATGGCCTGGTGATCAGGGCATTAAAGCGGAGAAAAACAGCAGCACAGGTATCATGA
- a CDS encoding metal ABC transporter permease, with protein MSWLNFLQDPNTRWILLATTLLGLSSGVIGCFAYLRKQSLIGDALSHAALPGVCLVFIITGSKSILLFLTGALIAGILATLLIGYITRHTRISQDAALGITLSFFFGIGIVLLTQIQHSDAGNQSGLDKFLFGQAASMIQDDVITMIVISAILVSVCALFFKEFKLLSFDPGFAKGIGLPVVILDQLIMLLIVIAVVVGLQAVGVVLMAALLITPAVAARYWTEKLHVMIMISGMFGVLSGVMGTLLSTVVKNMPTGPLIVLSATILFITSMLFAPKRGLVARALLRASVKNKIRVKETGKELHCE; from the coding sequence GTGTCCTGGCTGAACTTTCTTCAGGATCCGAATACGCGGTGGATATTGCTGGCCACCACACTGCTCGGACTAAGCAGTGGTGTCATTGGCTGTTTTGCCTATTTGCGCAAACAGTCGCTCATAGGGGATGCCCTTTCTCATGCGGCTTTACCGGGCGTTTGTTTAGTCTTTATCATCACCGGATCCAAGTCCATACTTCTCTTTTTGACCGGAGCACTGATTGCCGGCATTCTGGCAACCCTTCTGATCGGCTATATAACGAGGCACACCCGTATCAGTCAGGATGCAGCGCTGGGGATCACCCTGTCCTTTTTCTTTGGTATCGGCATCGTGCTTCTGACGCAGATTCAGCACAGTGATGCAGGCAATCAGAGCGGACTGGATAAATTCCTGTTTGGTCAGGCTGCATCTATGATCCAGGATGATGTGATCACGATGATTGTCATCTCGGCCATTCTGGTCAGTGTCTGCGCCTTATTCTTCAAGGAATTCAAGCTGCTTTCCTTCGACCCTGGATTTGCAAAAGGGATCGGCCTGCCTGTCGTGATTCTTGATCAATTGATCATGTTACTGATTGTCATCGCAGTCGTTGTCGGGCTGCAGGCCGTCGGCGTCGTCCTGATGGCTGCTCTCCTGATTACGCCTGCCGTCGCGGCCAGGTACTGGACGGAAAAACTGCACGTCATGATCATGATTTCCGGCATGTTCGGGGTATTGAGCGGTGTCATGGGAACCCTGCTCAGCACCGTCGTTAAAAATATGCCGACCGGTCCGCTGATTGTCCTGTCCGCAACCATTCTTTTTATCACATCCATGCTCTTCGCGCCAAAACGCGGATTAGTCGCCCGGGCGCTTCTCCGGGCATCGGTCAAGAATAAAATACGGGTTAAAGAAACGGGGAAGGAGCTTCACTGTGAGTGA
- a CDS encoding metal ABC transporter ATP-binding protein, translated as MTAPLTVKNLTVAYQKQPVLRNVSFDIPEGKLIGIVGPNGAGKSTLIKGILGLTPKVSGEVAIYGKTYKEQRKLIGYVPQRESVDWDFPTNALDVVTMGRYGHLGWFRRPGRKEKELAMNCLRHVGMENFTDRQISQLSGGQQQRIFLARALAQDARLYFMDEPFAGVDARTEKAIITLLHELRQQGKTVLVVHHDLNTVRQYFDWLILLNVSLMGIGKTEDLFTRENLQHTYGGKLVMFDSDKKSSFMIN; from the coding sequence ATGACCGCACCCTTAACCGTAAAAAATCTGACTGTCGCCTACCAGAAACAGCCGGTTCTGCGCAACGTGAGTTTTGACATACCTGAAGGAAAACTGATCGGGATTGTCGGGCCGAACGGAGCCGGAAAATCCACCCTGATCAAAGGAATCCTTGGATTAACGCCGAAAGTCAGCGGCGAAGTGGCTATTTACGGAAAAACTTATAAAGAACAGCGCAAACTGATCGGCTATGTCCCGCAGCGTGAATCCGTCGACTGGGATTTCCCGACAAACGCACTGGACGTTGTGACGATGGGGCGCTACGGACACCTTGGCTGGTTCCGCCGCCCCGGAAGAAAAGAAAAGGAGCTGGCGATGAACTGTCTGCGCCATGTGGGCATGGAAAACTTCACCGACCGGCAGATCAGTCAGCTCTCCGGCGGACAGCAGCAGCGCATCTTTCTCGCCAGGGCACTGGCTCAGGATGCCCGGCTGTATTTTATGGATGAACCGTTTGCCGGTGTGGATGCCCGAACCGAAAAAGCCATCATCACCCTGCTTCATGAGCTCAGGCAGCAGGGGAAAACCGTACTCGTCGTGCATCATGATCTGAATACGGTCAGGCAATATTTTGACTGGCTGATCTTACTCAATGTCAGTCTGATGGGTATCGGCAAAACAGAAGACCTCTTTACACGGGAAAATCTGCAGCACACCTATGGCGGAAAATTAGTCATGTTTGATTCCGATAAGAAGTCCTCATTCATGATCAACTAA
- a CDS encoding Nramp family divalent metal transporter produces the protein MQAVDGAQAQAVPRTRGRKDHSKTFQSVIASRQGWKQVLPFLGPAFIAAVAYIDPGNYATNIQSGSQYGYMLLWVCVASNLMAILIQTMSAKLGIATGKNLPEVSREHYPTWASVLFWIQGEVMVMATDLAEFIGATLGFNLVFGIPMVPSAILTAICALAILLFQVKGYRPLEVVIAMMVFVVVGAFTCEMLMAFPPLAPVFKGMVVPQFQGTDSIMLAAGILGATVMPHAIYLHSGLTNRRVIGQSPEEKKRIFHFELVDILIAMILAGFINATMLIVSASTFHTQGIVIDDLTVAFNKFGDLLGPSAALLFGIGLLSAGLSSSSVGTLAGDIIMQGYIRKKIPIFIRRICSMVPPLAIVISGANATYALVMSQVVLSFGIALALIPLIIFTARKDIMGNLVNRKLTSSVAWVIAGIIICLNIFLLYQTFFG, from the coding sequence CTGCAGGCCGTAGACGGTGCCCAGGCTCAGGCGGTGCCACGAACCCGGGGGAGAAAAGATCATTCCAAAACGTTTCAGTCAGTGATTGCGTCGAGACAGGGCTGGAAGCAGGTGTTACCCTTTCTCGGACCGGCATTCATTGCCGCAGTTGCTTATATCGATCCTGGGAACTATGCGACGAACATTCAATCCGGTTCTCAATATGGATATATGCTGCTGTGGGTCTGTGTGGCCTCGAATCTGATGGCGATCCTGATTCAGACGATGTCAGCGAAACTGGGCATAGCCACAGGAAAAAATCTTCCTGAAGTGTCACGTGAACATTATCCGACCTGGGCTTCTGTTCTGTTCTGGATCCAGGGGGAAGTCATGGTTATGGCGACTGACCTGGCAGAATTTATCGGTGCCACATTAGGGTTTAATCTGGTTTTCGGTATTCCAATGGTTCCCTCAGCCATTCTGACAGCGATCTGTGCGCTTGCTATTCTACTCTTTCAGGTGAAAGGGTATCGACCGCTGGAAGTGGTCATTGCGATGATGGTTTTCGTGGTTGTCGGGGCATTTACCTGTGAGATGCTGATGGCGTTTCCGCCCCTTGCCCCTGTTTTCAAAGGGATGGTTGTCCCGCAGTTTCAGGGCACCGACAGTATCATGCTTGCTGCCGGGATTCTGGGAGCAACGGTTATGCCGCATGCGATCTATCTGCACTCCGGCCTGACCAATCGAAGAGTCATTGGTCAGTCACCTGAAGAGAAGAAAAGGATCTTTCATTTTGAACTGGTTGATATTCTGATTGCCATGATCTTGGCCGGCTTTATTAACGCGACCATGCTGATTGTCTCTGCTTCGACCTTCCATACACAGGGAATTGTTATTGATGATCTGACGGTTGCGTTCAATAAGTTTGGCGATCTGCTTGGCCCCTCTGCCGCGCTGCTCTTTGGCATTGGTCTCCTGTCAGCCGGTCTGTCCAGCTCATCGGTTGGCACACTGGCCGGCGATATTATTATGCAGGGATACATCCGAAAAAAAATCCCGATTTTTATCAGACGGATCTGCTCTATGGTTCCGCCGCTGGCGATTGTTATTTCCGGTGCCAATGCGACGTATGCACTTGTGATGAGCCAGGTTGTGCTGTCCTTTGGCATCGCGCTTGCTCTGATTCCATTGATTATTTTCACTGCAAGAAAGGACATCATGGGCAACCTGGTCAACCGCAAGCTGACTTCATCGGTCGCCTGGGTTATTGCCGGAATCATCATTTGCCTGAATATCTTCCTGCTTTACCAGACATTTTTCGGCTGA
- a CDS encoding MraY family glycosyltransferase, translating into MVYIMFFICFLIALGLTPLVKKLALRVGATDVPNARKVHKKIMPRMGGLAIYLAFITGMLVIWPDSSYTVPLLIGSVIIILTGVLDDLFSLSPKIKIVAHFCAALVIVQGGITVTFINLPFNGVLHLYWFSVPLTLLWIMGITNAINLIDGLDGLAAGVSSIVLLTIAGLSLTEGNMFVFAVSTLLLGSTLGFLPYNFHPAKIFMGDTGSYFLGYVISVLALLGFKNVTLFSLVVPIVILAVPISDTLFAIIRRLVHKKPITAPDKSHLHHCLLRFGFTQGQTVLLIYGMSALFALAAILLSTSTLLGSLIIIVGVMLVIELVVEGVGLVSANYKPLLTVYKRLVSFGKVK; encoded by the coding sequence ATGGTTTACATTATGTTCTTTATATGTTTCCTTATTGCACTGGGGCTGACCCCTCTCGTGAAAAAACTGGCACTTCGGGTCGGCGCAACCGATGTTCCAAATGCCAGAAAGGTTCACAAGAAAATCATGCCGCGCATGGGCGGACTGGCCATTTATCTTGCTTTTATCACCGGTATGCTGGTGATCTGGCCGGACAGCAGTTATACTGTCCCGCTATTGATCGGAAGCGTCATTATTATTCTGACGGGCGTTCTCGATGATCTGTTTTCACTGTCACCGAAAATTAAAATTGTCGCCCATTTCTGTGCGGCACTGGTTATCGTTCAGGGTGGCATTACGGTCACCTTTATCAATCTGCCGTTTAATGGTGTACTGCACCTTTACTGGTTCAGCGTGCCGCTCACGCTGCTGTGGATCATGGGGATCACGAATGCGATTAATCTGATCGACGGGCTGGACGGGCTTGCGGCGGGGGTTTCCTCAATTGTTCTGTTGACGATCGCCGGGCTCTCCCTGACCGAGGGCAATATGTTTGTCTTTGCGGTCAGCACCCTGCTTCTCGGCAGTACACTCGGCTTTCTGCCCTATAATTTCCATCCGGCGAAGATCTTTATGGGGGACACGGGAAGTTATTTCCTCGGCTATGTCATTTCTGTACTGGCCTTACTGGGATTCAAAAATGTCACCCTGTTTTCGCTGGTTGTTCCGATCGTTATTCTGGCGGTCCCGATTTCCGATACGCTGTTTGCGATTATCCGCCGGCTGGTCCACAAAAAACCGATAACAGCGCCGGACAAATCTCATCTTCATCACTGCCTGCTCCGTTTCGGATTTACTCAGGGGCAGACCGTATTATTGATTTATGGGATGAGTGCACTTTTTGCACTGGCCGCAATCCTGCTGTCTACATCGACGTTGCTGGGGTCACTGATCATTATTGTCGGCGTCATGCTCGTGATTGAACTCGTTGTCGAAGGCGTGGGTCTGGTCAGCGCGAATTATAAGCCGCTACTGACAGTGTACAAGCGTCTCGTCAGCTTTGGCAAAGTAAAATAA